The genomic region TTGAGTTTTAACAGCTCTGCTTCATCAACTTTGAATGTTCTGTCTTGTTTGTGCTTTTCTGTATCATAAGGATCGATCTCGCCTTGCGCGATTTTTATTCTTTCTTTATCCAAAGGTGCATACTCTTTCACTTCTTGGATTTTTTTAACCAATTCTTCTTTTTTATCCGCCTTAACTTTAACCCTTTTAAAATGCACGATTTTCTCATTATCTAGGGCGTTAAACTCATCTTTAGGCACTTTTTGATTGGGGTATAGCTTGCCTTTAATTTCAGAAATCATGTAATCTAAATCTTTATAATGCCAAGTTGATACCTTTTTAAAATGCACTGTTTGTATCAAGTCTTTTAACAGTGCGTAATCTTTAGGGTTATAAATTTCATGCTTTAAAATAAAATGTTTTTCACTCATTAAATGAAAATACTCTTTTAAATCCTTAAAATTTTTTTCGCTCATTTTAAACGAAGCGCTTGGAGAAATTTTAAGAGCGTTGGTTTGTTCTTTTCGGTAGCAAGGCACGAATAAGGCGTGTTTTATGGGCGTTTTTTCTAATTTGATTTCATGCCATGAGCCTCTATTTTCGCCCCCATTCTCGCTCTCTTTTTGGAACTTTAAAATCGCTTCAAGGCTTGCATGGTTAGTGGGTATCACAAAAAGCGTTTCTAACATTGCAGCGTTTGGTTTCAATTTTTCTTTAATGGCTTCATCTATGTCTAAATACGCTAACCTTTGGCGTTGGTTTTTGACGCTTTCAATCCTTACGCCCCTGCCAAAAGATTGTTTCACCAGCTTTTTAGCGTCATCATCAAGCCCTATATTTAAAAATAAAATCACGCTAGGCCTTGTGCTGTCCCACCCAGTGTCAAAAGTGCGAGACCCCACTAAGATATTGATACTGCTCTTATCAATCTGGCTGAAATAGCTCTCTTCTTTAAAGCTCAAATTCTTACTCACCACCTTCACGCTCTTTAATTTTTCACGGATCCATTCGGTAATATCGCCTATTCTAATCAAGCAAAAGACTTTATCGCTTGTGTTGAGCTTGAAAGCGATTTCTTGGTTGTTTTTAGGGTTAATGATCACTTCAATATGCCCGTTACTGGCATAAAAAACTTCTTCTTTTAAGCCTTTAAAATCCATATCGTTTAAACTTTCTTTAAAAACCTTAACCTTATAGTCTTTATCTTTATCATCGCTAAAAAGAAATTCCGGATTCTTTAATTCCTCTAATAAATCGTCTTTAGCCTTTAAAAAATCGCTTCCATCGTCATTTTCAATCACGCGCGCTAAAGTTTTAAAAAAGATTTCTGCATCGCTGTTTTCCACGTTCACAGAATGCGTGAACACGAGCATTAAAGGGTCGTAAAAATAGCCTTCTGTTTTATAGCGTTTTTGCATGCCTAAAAGCAATAACGCCTTTAAAAGAGCGATTTCTTTTTCCCTATCGTTTAAATCCTTTAATTCCTTAAAAGCGTTTAAATTGTTTTTCTTCAATAAGACAGATTCTTTGCCATAGCCAAGCTTCACCCACTCGCCCACGCTCAAATTATACACCGCAGTGATGAGATCGCTCTCTTCGGTGAAAGTGGCGCTGAAATTGAATAAAAACCCTTTTAAAGACAGCAGGCTAAAAATCGCCTGTCTTTTGCTTTCAGTCTTGTTCCCCTTATGCGCTTCATCTAAAATCACATAGTTTTCCCCATTATCCCAATAATCCTTATAATTTAAAAGGTTTTCCTTGCTTTCTTCATCATTCATTAAATCCGCGCGGTAATAAAAAAGAACGATTTCTTTCATTAAAGAATCTTTTGGAGAGTGGTAAAAATCCTTATTCTTAACGCTTTTAAGGTTTTTGAAATCAATTTGTTTAAAATAGTCTTTACCCCGGTTGTATTTTTCAATTTCTTTTTCAAATTGCTTGATCAAATGCTCGTTCGCGCTAAAAAACATGATATTTTTCTTAGGGATTAAACCCATTCTTATAGCCACGCTTAAAAGCTCTACTAGTTTGATGATGACAATCGTTTTACCGCTCCCTGTGGCCATGTAAAAGGCTAGGCGGTTGATAAAATTTTCAAAACTCACGCAATCATTTTCTACCTTAAAATGACTTTTTAACAAAGGATTGAGTTTCTTTTTAGCGAAATCGCAATTGGCGAATGAATAATGTTTTTGATAAAAAGCGTAAAATTCTTTTTTATTCTCTTTGAAATCTCTAAAATAAGCGACAAGCACTCTAAAAGCGTTAATCAAAGCTTGCTGTTGGTAATCTAAAAGCTCCTTATCATTATCAAAGCTTTTAAAGTCTAACATTTCTAACGGCTCGTTAATCTCGTTAGCGTTCAATTCCTCTTCAGCGAGTTTTTGAGCGACAAAAATTTCATTATTTCTTATTTCTTGTTTTTTCTTTGCCATGATTTTTCCTTACCAAATGAGCGCTTCTTTTAAGGCTTTTAAAATCTCTACTTCTTTATCATTCCCTTTAAATTTCACCACTTTTTCATTGAAAAACTCCACTCCAACGCCGTGTAAATTTTCCAAAGTCTCTTTAATATCCACGCCCATTTTTTCTAGCGCTTCTATATTGAGCGTGTAAGACTCGTTTTTACGCTCCACTAAATCGCTGTATTGTTCATCATACGCTAGGGGTTTGTCGTTGTCTTCATACTTGATTTTTCTTAAAATCTCTTCATAGCTTTCTAATTCATAAACTTTCACCACCCCACCTCCATCAAATTCTTTAAGTGCACCGCTTTTAAAACCGCCTATGACCTTTTTAAGGCGTGGCAAAATCACGCTCTCAAAATGCTCCCCCATTTCAATACCGATATACTTCCTCTTCATTTTGTGCGCCACCGCGCAATTCGTCCCGCTCCCAGCGAAAAAATCGCACACGATAGAGTTTTCGTTACTGCTCGCTTGGATTACCCTTTCTAGCAATTTTTCCGGTTTTTGGGTTAGATTTTCATTGTTTTTTACCCTTTCTGTTGAAGTAGAGCCAATGATAGGTATATTCCATAAAGTATCCACATAGCGTTCATGAGATAATTCATAAATAACCTTACCATTTTCATCTCTTGCTCTCATATTTTTACCATCTCGTCCTTCTCGCTTGCTTAAAAGAACTGGCTCACTTCGTGGTTCTTTTTGTCTATAAAATATATATTCTTCATTTTTAGAATAATTTAAAATTGTTTCGGTATTTTTAGCAAAACTATTGCCACTATTTGCCATTTTATTAGAGTAATACCAAATTATCTCATTCCTAAAATTTTCTTTACCAAAAATATCATTGACTAGCATACGCCCCAAATAATTAGCATTGTTATCCAAATGCAGATAAAAGCTTCCTTGAGGGCTTAAAAAATCATAAGCGAGCTCCAAGCGATTGTGCATAAGGCTTAGCCATGTGCTGTCTTGAAATTTGTCTATGTAAGCAAAATCACTGCCGGTATTGAAAGGTGGATCAATGTAAATGCAATCAATGGCTTCTTTATAGCGGTTTTTAAGGGAGTTTAGGGCTTGGTAGTTTTCGCTTTTAATGAGCGTGCCGTTGATTTCATTTTCATTGAATAAGCTTTTAATCTCTTCTTCTAAATCTTTAAAATAGAGGGTGTCTAGGGGCAAGAACTCGTTTTCTAAAAGATTGTCTGTGGTTTTTAAATTCAAGTCTTGCCATTCTTTGACTTGTTTGGGGTAGTTTTTGTGGCTTGTGATTTTACTCAAATCGTAGTTTTTAGCTTTGAGTTTGTCTAGGCTCACGATAAAATGCGAGTTTAATACAAAGCGGGGTTTGTTCCAAATCTTACAGAGTTCGTTTTCAAATTCGCTCACTAATACAATCACTTGCAACGCCACTTCCTTAATGGTGTTGATCTCATTAAGGCGTTTAGCATCAAATGCAGTCATTTCTTTAAAAAGGTATTCAAACAAATACAAATCCAATTGCTCTTTTAAAAACCCTTGCGCGTTTTTATGGATGAAATAATCCATGCTGCCTTGCTTTTTGAATTTTCCAAACGCTTTTTTTAAAATTTCTTCATCAAGTTTGACGCCTTGATTGGAGCATTCTTTTAGGATTTCATTCGTTTTTGTTTGGCTATTATTGCTCTTAAGAGTAACGCTAAAATTCAGGGTGTTAGTTTTTGTGTCTATATCTTTTAAATCAAAGACTAAATCCACTTTTTCATTATACTTTTTGCTCTCTAGTAAAGAAGCGTCAAAATTAAAAATAATGCCCTCTAATTCAAAGCAAAAATCCTTATAAATCGTTTCGCTTTTCACGTAATAAAGATCTTTAGTTTTATAAAATAAGGCGGTGTCTTTTTTAAGGGAGCATTTTTCATAACCGCTTTTGGTATAAAGATTATCGTAAAGGGGCGTGTCGTTGAAATAAATCCCTCCATTAGCGCTGAAATAACGCTTGAAAAAGCTATAGAGTTTGTCAAACAATTCTTCTTTGAGATCGTTGTTATCTTGGCATTTTAAATCAATGAGTTTTTCTAATTCTTGTTTTTTGCTTTGATAATACTGGCTTTTAGCCTTCAATAGATTGATCATGCCACTTTTTAGCGCTTTAGCGTTAGGATCTAAAAGGCTTTCTTGCTGGTCTTCAATCTTAACGCCTATGAAAAGGTTTTCTAAAACTTCATAAAATTGCGCTTCGTTCGTTTTCATTATCACGCTCCTTAAAAAACATAAAGAATTATTATAACAAAGCCCGCTCATTAAGTGCTACAATACCCCCATGCAAAAAAAGATTTTTTTACTAGAAGACGATTACCTTTTAAGCGAGAGCGTTAAGGCGTTTGGCTTATTGAAATTTTAGATTACCTTGACTGACTCATTTTTTTAAAACACCCCTATTTCATTGTAAAATTATCTCTGTGAAACTCATTGAAGTTTAATAAAAGGTAAAAATAAGATTGAATATCAATAAAGTGTTTTATCATAGCAGCACCAACATGAATGAAGTGCCAGATAATAGCGTGGATTTGATCATTACAAGCCCGCCTTATTTCAACATCAAAGATTACACAAAAAACGGCACACAAGATTTACAGCATTCAACCCAACATGTTGAAGATTTAGGGGCGTTAGAAAAATATGAAGATTATCTTTTAGGTCTTTTAAAAGTTTGGCTTGAGTGCTACAGAGCGCTAAAACCCAATGGTAAGTTATGTATCAATGTGCCTTTAATGCCCATGCTTAAAAAGGTTTTAAACACGCACTACAACCGCCATATTTTTGATTTGCATGCTGATATTCAGCACTCCATTTTGCATGATTTAAACAACACGCTAGAAAACAAGCCTAAAATGTTCTTGCTAGATGTCTATATTTGGAAACGCGCCAATCCCACTAAAAGATTGATGTTTGGGAGTTACCCTTATCCTAGAAATTTTTATGCGCAAAATATTATAGAATTTATCGGCGTGTTTGTCAAAGATGGCAAGCCTAAACAACCCACAGAAGAGCAAAAAGAACAAAGCCAATTGACTCAAGAGGAATGGGTGGAATTTACCAAACAAATTTGGGAAATCCCAATCCCTAATAAAAACGATATTGCTTTTGGCAAGCATGCGGCTTTAATGCCGGCTGAATTAGCAAGGCGTTTGATTAGGTTGTATAGTTGCGTGGGCGATGTGGTGCTAGATCCATTTAGCGGGAGCGGGACAACCTTAAGGGAAGCAAAACTTTTAAAAAGAAATTTTATAGGTTATGAACTCTATGAAAATTATAAGCCCTTGATTGAGCAAAAATTAGGAAACTTGTTTGATTTTGAATAAGATTTATATAGAAGATGTTTTCACCTTTTTAGACAAATTAGAAGATAAAAGCGTTGATTTAGCCATTATTGATCCCCCTACAATCTTAAAATTGCTTCATGGGATAGTTTTAAAAACGATGAAGAGTTTTTAACATTTTCTTACGCTTGGATTGATAAAATGCTGCCCAAACTCAAAGACACAGGGAGTTTTTATATCTTTAACACCCCTTTTAATTGCGCTTTATTTTTAGCGTATTTGCACCATAAAAAAGTGCATTTTTTAAATTTTATCACTTGGGTTAAAAAAGATGGGTTTGCCAACGCCAAAAAGCGTTATAACCACGCGCAAGAAAGCATTTTATTTTATAGCATGCACAAGAAAAACTACACCTTTAATGCCGATGAAGTTCGCATTGCTTATGAATCTGCTGAACGCATCAAACATGCTCAAAGTAAGGGGATTTTAAAAAATAACAAACGCTGGTTCCCTAACCCTAAGGGCAAATTATGCCTTGATGTGTGGGAAATCACTTCACAAAGGCATGTTGAAAAAGAGAAGGGCAAAATCCTTAAGCCCAAACACCCCAGCATCAAACCTAAAGCGCTCATTGAACGCATGATAAAGGCTAGCTCTCACAAAAACGATTTGATTTTAGATTTGTTTAGTGGCAGTGGCATGACTAGCTTAGTGGCTAAAAGTTTGGAGCGTAATTTTATAGGGTGTGAGAGCCATGCTGAATACGTGCATGAGAGCTTGGAAATGTTTAGGTATAATGAATGCGAATAAAAAAGGATATTTAACATGCCAAAATTAGAAAAAATTTTGCTAGAAATCACACAGCTTGACCCTAGTAAAGAGTGTTTGAAATTCTTGGCTAATCGTATAAAAAGTTCTGATTATAGGGGCTTACACTTATCCCAACACAATCGTTACGATCAAAATAAGATTAAAATCATTATTCAAGCTATTTTTAATGAAGCGAGAGAAGATTTTTTACAAATCCGCACCACCGATATGAGCCAACGCCCTAGCAATATCATAGGCGAAGAGATTTATGCAAAAGTGGTGGATAATATCTGCAAGTCTGAAATGCCTCAAGACAATTTAAGAAAAAAGAATCAAGTAACTCAAGATAGCTTGAGAAAAAATCTTTTTGTAGATATGCATAGAATGGGGTTGATTGAACGCTACAATAAAAATAAGGAACCTACAAACCCCTACATTCAAAGCAATATTAAATATATCCGTTTAACTCCCTTAGCTATAG from Helicobacter pylori harbors:
- a CDS encoding site-specific DNA-methyltransferase, with product MKTNEAQFYEVLENLFIGVKIEDQQESLLDPNAKALKSGMINLLKAKSQYYQSKKQELEKLIDLKCQDNNDLKEELFDKLYSFFKRYFSANGGIYFNDTPLYDNLYTKSGYEKCSLKKDTALFYKTKDLYYVKSETIYKDFCFELEGIIFNFDASLLESKKYNEKVDLVFDLKDIDTKTNTLNFSVTLKSNNSQTKTNEILKECSNQGVKLDEEILKKAFGKFKKQGSMDYFIHKNAQGFLKEQLDLYLFEYLFKEMTAFDAKRLNEINTIKEVALQVIVLVSEFENELCKIWNKPRFVLNSHFIVSLDKLKAKNYDLSKITSHKNYPKQVKEWQDLNLKTTDNLLENEFLPLDTLYFKDLEEEIKSLFNENEINGTLIKSENYQALNSLKNRYKEAIDCIYIDPPFNTGSDFAYIDKFQDSTWLSLMHNRLELAYDFLSPQGSFYLHLDNNANYLGRMLVNDIFGKENFRNEIIWYYSNKMANSGNSFAKNTETILNYSKNEEYIFYRQKEPRSEPVLLSKREGRDGKNMRARDENGKVIYELSHERYVDTLWNIPIIGSTSTERVKNNENLTQKPEKLLERVIQASSNENSIVCDFFAGSGTNCAVAHKMKRKYIGIEMGEHFESVILPRLKKVIGGFKSGALKEFDGGGVVKVYELESYEEILRKIKYEDNDKPLAYDEQYSDLVERKNESYTLNIEALEKMGVDIKETLENLHGVGVEFFNEKVVKFKGNDKEVEILKALKEALIW
- a CDS encoding site-specific DNA-methyltransferase, with the translated sequence MNINKVFYHSSTNMNEVPDNSVDLIITSPPYFNIKDYTKNGTQDLQHSTQHVEDLGALEKYEDYLLGLLKVWLECYRALKPNGKLCINVPLMPMLKKVLNTHYNRHIFDLHADIQHSILHDLNNTLENKPKMFLLDVYIWKRANPTKRLMFGSYPYPRNFYAQNIIEFIGVFVKDGKPKQPTEEQKEQSQLTQEEWVEFTKQIWEIPIPNKNDIAFGKHAALMPAELARRLIRLYSCVGDVVLDPFSGSGTTLREAKLLKRNFIGYELYENYKPLIEQKLGNLFDFE